The proteins below are encoded in one region of Aeromonas jandaei:
- a CDS encoding ROK family protein encodes MYYGFDIGGTKIAFAVYDGALNLCHEERMSTPGDDYQGLLQLVRSRVEQADTRFGVKGAVGIGFPGILNRHDQSIVAANLPSINGRHLGADLAELLARPVKVDNDANCFLWSEVHKGAADGAGSALGMTIGTGIGGAIYLAGTLIQGRNWLAGEIGHYPLPATILMKYPDLPRPRCGCGRLVCFETYGSGTGLERLYYHFHGHRATGHQIVARFEAHEPHAVVTIDCWLEILAAGLATAISVMDPEVVVLGGGLSGLPALYEQLPLRLPGHLLPGVAVPEIREARFGGAGGVRGAALLNL; translated from the coding sequence ATGTATTACGGCTTTGATATTGGTGGTACCAAGATTGCGTTCGCTGTCTACGACGGCGCCCTGAACCTCTGCCATGAAGAGCGCATGAGTACGCCCGGCGATGACTATCAGGGGCTGTTGCAGCTGGTTCGCTCCCGGGTCGAGCAGGCCGATACCCGCTTTGGCGTCAAAGGGGCGGTCGGCATCGGTTTTCCCGGCATTCTCAACCGTCACGACCAGAGCATAGTGGCGGCTAACCTCCCCTCCATCAATGGTCGCCATCTGGGGGCTGATCTGGCCGAGCTGTTGGCGCGGCCGGTCAAGGTCGATAACGATGCCAACTGCTTCCTCTGGTCGGAAGTGCACAAGGGGGCGGCCGATGGGGCCGGCAGTGCGCTTGGCATGACCATTGGCACCGGCATAGGTGGTGCCATCTATCTGGCAGGTACCCTGATCCAGGGGCGTAACTGGCTGGCTGGCGAAATCGGCCACTATCCGCTGCCGGCCACCATCCTGATGAAGTATCCCGACTTGCCACGTCCGCGCTGCGGCTGTGGCCGTCTGGTCTGTTTTGAGACCTATGGTTCCGGTACAGGCCTTGAGCGCCTCTACTACCATTTTCACGGCCACCGGGCCACTGGCCATCAGATTGTGGCGCGCTTCGAGGCTCATGAGCCCCATGCTGTCGTCACCATCGACTGCTGGCTGGAGATCCTGGCGGCCGGACTCGCTACCGCCATTTCGGTGATGGATCCCGAGGTGGTGGTGCTGGGGGGTGGCCTGAGCGGCCTGCCTGCCCTTTACGAACAGTTGCCGCTGCGCCTGCCCGGCCATCTGCTGCCCGGGGTGGCAGTGCCCGAAATCCGCGAAGCCCGTTTTGGCGGTGCCGGTGGGGTGCGGGGCGCAGCCTTGCTCAATCTATGA
- a CDS encoding type III PLP-dependent enzyme codes for MNETLVAQDYRQLVEQFGSPLLLLDKAAVRKQYRALAAALPDVRLHYALKPLPHEAVVSVLKEEGACFDLATNGEVDLVRSQGVRPGRCIHTHPIKRDSDIRYALEFGCTVFVYDNPLELEKFIPYKDEVKLLLRVSFPNPETKVDLSKKFGCTPEQALPLLQLAHAKGIKVMGLSFHVGSQVPHARRHVQAIDACREIMEQAWALGLKPWVLDIGGGFPVDYEGGEFDIDGFCAPIREALAKLPATVQKIAEPGRFISAPAMTSVSSVMGKAHRGDKIWYYLDDGLYGSYNGQLYDHVTYPVSTPYASGELHNSVLSGPTCDSVDVIREGIMLPDLELGELVVGKVMGAYTWASASTFNFFPKASILILDSSQKGQKLVAVA; via the coding sequence ATGAACGAGACCCTGGTAGCACAAGATTACCGTCAGCTGGTTGAACAATTTGGCTCCCCCCTGCTGCTGCTCGACAAGGCAGCCGTCCGCAAACAGTATCGGGCCCTGGCCGCCGCCCTGCCCGATGTACGATTGCACTATGCACTCAAACCCCTGCCCCATGAGGCGGTGGTCTCTGTCTTGAAGGAAGAGGGGGCCTGTTTCGATCTGGCCACCAATGGCGAAGTGGATCTGGTGCGCAGTCAGGGGGTTCGCCCGGGACGTTGCATTCATACCCATCCCATCAAGCGCGACAGCGATATCCGTTATGCGCTGGAGTTCGGCTGCACCGTGTTTGTCTACGACAACCCGCTGGAGCTGGAGAAGTTCATTCCCTACAAGGACGAAGTGAAACTGCTGCTGCGGGTCAGCTTCCCCAACCCCGAGACCAAGGTCGATCTCTCCAAGAAGTTCGGCTGCACCCCGGAACAGGCGCTGCCACTGTTGCAACTCGCCCATGCCAAAGGGATCAAGGTGATGGGGCTGTCGTTCCACGTCGGCTCGCAGGTGCCTCACGCCCGTCGCCATGTGCAGGCCATCGACGCCTGCCGCGAGATCATGGAGCAGGCCTGGGCACTCGGGCTCAAGCCATGGGTACTGGATATCGGCGGTGGTTTCCCGGTCGATTATGAGGGCGGCGAGTTCGATATCGACGGCTTCTGTGCCCCGATCCGCGAGGCGCTGGCCAAGCTGCCCGCAACCGTACAGAAGATTGCCGAACCGGGCCGCTTTATCAGCGCGCCGGCCATGACCTCGGTCTCCAGCGTGATGGGCAAGGCCCACCGCGGTGACAAGATCTGGTACTACCTGGATGACGGCCTCTATGGCAGCTACAACGGCCAGCTCTACGACCATGTCACCTATCCGGTGAGTACGCCCTATGCCAGCGGCGAGCTGCACAACTCGGTACTCTCCGGCCCCACCTGCGACAGCGTGGATGTGATCCGCGAGGGCATCATGCTGCCGGATCTCGAGCTTGGCGAGCTGGTAGTGGGCAAGGTGATGGGCGCCTACACCTGGGCCTCCGCCTCCACCTTCAACTTCTTCCCCAAGGCGAGCATCCTCATTCTGGACAGCAGCCAGAAGGGCCAGAAACTGGTGGCTGTCGCTTAA
- a CDS encoding GGDEF domain-containing protein, with protein MLKLSEFWSARVHSEDFTRTRMGFMTVRLRLLTCLLMAGLPAWAVVDWITLPAPHFEQLFQARIFCTLALSPLIPLSYLIHFRRERMKLALGYLMMVMMIFSLFCLHSFGSEQELQAGYAVFPYLLITLFAIFPIPLSLGLQLAGVVLVTMLLGYWLLVGQSLWSQATLNQIWVLGMFTLASCWVQCGQLNMLLRLYRESTTDELTGMMNRRLLMKQLEQARARLLTRKKPFALLLLDLDRFKRINDIYGHLAGDAVLKEVATTLAEQLAPEMVLGRYGGEEFAILMHDCSDPAVAIRMAERLRIAVEARLVKSPTSDELLEVTVSTGIALARAGESIDALINRADECLYQAKMAGRNCVVFERQQPETTDAA; from the coding sequence ATGCTTAAGTTGTCAGAGTTCTGGAGTGCGAGGGTTCACTCCGAAGACTTTACCCGTACCCGTATGGGCTTTATGACGGTGCGGTTGCGCCTGCTCACCTGTCTGCTGATGGCCGGGTTGCCAGCCTGGGCCGTGGTGGACTGGATTACTCTGCCTGCCCCCCATTTCGAGCAGCTGTTTCAGGCCCGCATCTTCTGCACTCTGGCACTCTCTCCACTGATCCCCCTCTCTTACCTCATTCACTTTCGTCGCGAGCGGATGAAGCTCGCTCTCGGCTATCTGATGATGGTGATGATGATCTTCTCCCTCTTCTGCCTGCACAGTTTTGGCAGCGAGCAGGAGCTGCAGGCCGGTTATGCCGTCTTCCCCTATCTGCTCATCACCCTGTTTGCCATCTTTCCCATCCCGCTCTCCCTTGGGCTACAGCTGGCTGGTGTGGTGCTGGTGACCATGCTGCTGGGATACTGGCTGCTGGTGGGGCAGAGTCTCTGGAGCCAAGCCACCCTGAACCAGATCTGGGTGCTCGGCATGTTTACCCTGGCCAGCTGCTGGGTGCAGTGTGGTCAGCTCAATATGCTGCTGCGACTCTATCGGGAGTCCACCACCGATGAGCTGACCGGCATGATGAACCGCCGCCTGCTGATGAAGCAGCTGGAGCAGGCGAGAGCCCGACTGCTGACCCGCAAGAAACCCTTCGCCCTGCTGTTGCTCGACCTCGATCGCTTCAAGCGGATCAACGATATCTACGGCCATCTGGCGGGGGATGCGGTGCTCAAGGAGGTGGCGACCACGCTGGCTGAGCAGCTGGCGCCCGAGATGGTGCTGGGACGTTATGGCGGCGAGGAGTTTGCCATTCTGATGCATGATTGCAGCGATCCGGCGGTGGCAATCAGGATGGCGGAGCGGCTGCGTATTGCTGTCGAGGCGCGGCTGGTCAAGAGCCCGACGTCCGATGAGCTGCTGGAGGTGACGGTCAGTACCGGCATCGCCCTGGCGCGGGCCGGGGAGAGCATAGATGCGCTGATCAACCGTGCCGACGAGTGCCTCTATCAGGCCAAGATGGCGGGGCGCAACTGCGTGGTGTTCGAACGCCAGCAGCCCGAAACGACAGATGCCGCCTGA
- the yfcD gene encoding NUDIX hydrolase YfcD has translation MEWVDVVDADNRVIGVAERARVRRENLCHRASYILVLDEANRVLVQRRTLSKDFCPGMLDACAGGVVTTGEEMEPSARRELAEELGIRDVPLEAFGDFYAEGEGYRVWGGLFSCRYQGPLQLQAEEVSEVQWMSLAEIAERASEFTPDSLLAIDTWQARR, from the coding sequence GTGGAATGGGTTGATGTAGTGGATGCGGATAACCGGGTGATTGGCGTGGCCGAACGTGCCAGGGTGAGGCGCGAGAATCTCTGCCATCGGGCCAGCTACATTCTGGTACTCGACGAGGCGAACCGCGTCCTGGTGCAGCGGCGCACCCTCAGCAAGGATTTTTGCCCCGGTATGCTGGATGCCTGCGCCGGCGGCGTGGTCACCACCGGGGAGGAGATGGAACCCTCGGCGCGGCGCGAACTGGCCGAGGAGCTGGGGATCCGCGATGTGCCGCTCGAGGCATTCGGTGACTTCTATGCCGAAGGGGAGGGATATCGGGTCTGGGGTGGCCTCTTCAGTTGCCGTTATCAGGGGCCGCTGCAACTGCAGGCTGAAGAGGTGAGCGAGGTGCAGTGGATGAGCTTGGCCGAGATTGCCGAGCGAGCCTCTGAATTTACCCCCGACTCCCTGCTCGCCATCGATACCTGGCAGGCGCGGCGTTAA
- a CDS encoding calcium/sodium antiporter produces the protein MTLAFVALIAGLALLVWSADKFVDGAAATAHYAGMPPLLIGMVIIGFGTSAPEMVVSALAASQGNPGLALGNAYGSNITNIALILGLTALISPIAVASQVVRKEIPILLGITLLSGALLLDGHLGRMDAAILGVVFVGLMGWSIWAGMNGKGDALDTETEEDIASEGMSLKSAIFWLVVGLVLLIGASRLLVWGAVTIAQALGISDLVIGLTIVAIGTSLPELASSLIAIRKNEHDLALGNVLGSNLFNTLAVVGIASGIHPLDVAPEVLSRDWSIMMGLTLLLLVMCLGRKGQGRINRLEGGVLLTCFVAYTGWLLGSQFV, from the coding sequence ATGACCCTGGCTTTTGTTGCCCTGATTGCCGGACTGGCGCTGCTGGTCTGGAGTGCTGACAAGTTTGTGGACGGGGCGGCGGCAACCGCCCATTATGCCGGCATGCCGCCGCTGCTGATCGGCATGGTGATCATCGGTTTCGGCACTTCTGCCCCCGAGATGGTGGTCTCCGCGCTGGCTGCCTCTCAGGGTAATCCCGGATTGGCCCTTGGCAACGCCTATGGCTCCAACATCACCAATATTGCGCTGATCCTGGGTCTGACGGCCCTTATCAGCCCCATTGCGGTCGCCTCTCAGGTGGTGCGCAAGGAGATCCCGATCCTGCTCGGCATTACCCTGCTCTCCGGTGCCCTGCTGCTGGATGGCCATCTTGGCCGGATGGATGCCGCCATTCTGGGGGTCGTCTTTGTTGGCCTGATGGGCTGGTCCATCTGGGCTGGTATGAACGGCAAGGGAGATGCGCTGGATACCGAGACCGAAGAGGATATCGCGAGTGAGGGGATGTCCCTCAAGAGCGCCATCTTCTGGCTGGTGGTCGGGCTGGTGTTGCTGATCGGTGCCTCCCGCCTGTTGGTCTGGGGAGCGGTGACCATCGCTCAGGCACTTGGCATCAGCGATCTGGTGATTGGTCTCACCATCGTCGCGATCGGTACTTCGCTGCCGGAGCTGGCCTCGTCCCTTATCGCCATTCGCAAGAACGAGCACGATCTGGCCCTTGGCAACGTGCTGGGCTCCAACCTGTTCAACACCCTGGCGGTGGTGGGGATTGCGTCCGGTATTCACCCGCTCGATGTGGCGCCGGAAGTGCTCTCTCGCGACTGGAGCATCATGATGGGGTTGACCCTGCTGCTGCTGGTGATGTGTCTGGGCCGCAAGGGACAGGGCCGCATCAACCGGCTGGAGGGGGGCGTGCTGCTCACCTGCTTCGTCGCCTACACCGGCTGGTTGCTGGGCAGCCAGTTTGTCTAG
- a CDS encoding FKBP-type peptidyl-prolyl cis-trans isomerase, whose protein sequence is MSQYDSIEQKASYGIGRNMGDQLAQQAFAGLDIPALQQGLADALNGLEFAVSRDDINDAFQVITARMQEEQEAVAKAAAAAGEAFLADNAKRDEVTVTDSGLQYEVLVEGNGAVPVAGQSVRVHYHGTFTHGGVFDSSVARGQPAEFPVTGVIAGWVEALQLMPVGSKWKLYIPHDLAYGARGAGSIPPYSALVFEVELLDIL, encoded by the coding sequence ATGTCCCAATACGACTCTATCGAACAGAAAGCCAGTTATGGCATCGGCCGCAACATGGGTGATCAGCTGGCGCAGCAAGCCTTCGCCGGTCTGGATATCCCGGCCCTGCAGCAAGGTCTGGCAGATGCCCTGAACGGTCTGGAGTTCGCGGTCAGCCGTGACGATATCAACGATGCCTTCCAGGTCATCACCGCTCGCATGCAGGAAGAGCAGGAAGCGGTTGCCAAAGCAGCTGCCGCTGCTGGCGAAGCTTTCCTGGCCGACAACGCCAAGCGCGACGAAGTGACTGTGACCGATTCCGGCCTGCAGTACGAAGTGCTGGTAGAGGGCAATGGCGCCGTGCCGGTAGCGGGTCAGTCCGTACGCGTGCACTACCACGGTACTTTCACCCACGGTGGCGTATTCGACAGCTCCGTTGCGCGCGGTCAGCCGGCCGAGTTCCCGGTGACCGGCGTTATCGCTGGCTGGGTTGAAGCGCTGCAACTGATGCCGGTTGGCTCCAAGTGGAAGCTCTACATCCCGCACGATCTGGCCTACGGTGCCCGTGGTGCCGGTTCCATCCCGCCCTACTCCGCGCTGGTATTCGAAGTCGAGCTGCTGGATATCCTGTAA
- a CDS encoding phenylacetate--CoA ligase family protein, translating to MHNHYDGLEIRPPALRAQQQLDQLNHQLAHVSQYCSGYSSAYRHCRLDDLEQLASLPLLDSTDLFAAQQAYPPFAGLTGRPASQALRVFSCPGQLAIPEYAGADWWGAARALFAAGFKAGEVLLNCHDYHAGPTAFIFDNGARQLGCPVVPCGPDDTQRQLEALRRYQPTGFVGPLVTLLDLLEAAELAETPTECLRHALLCEVTHPETAPLEAIHGIAAFNCLVWQDVGVVAYESRPGQGFIVNESCIVEIIDPASGKPVTGEDPGQLVVTRLDLEYPLLRLATDWQGYWLARPSRCGRTNRQLKLV from the coding sequence ATGCATAACCATTACGACGGGCTGGAAATTCGTCCTCCCGCCCTGCGCGCACAACAGCAGCTGGATCAGCTTAATCATCAACTCGCCCATGTCAGCCAGTATTGCTCCGGCTACTCCAGCGCCTATCGCCACTGCCGTCTCGACGATCTGGAGCAGCTCGCCTCCCTGCCGCTGCTCGACAGTACGGATCTCTTTGCCGCCCAGCAAGCCTATCCCCCCTTTGCCGGACTCACCGGTCGGCCAGCCAGTCAGGCGTTGCGGGTCTTCTCCTGCCCCGGGCAGCTGGCCATTCCCGAATATGCCGGGGCCGACTGGTGGGGTGCCGCTCGAGCGCTCTTTGCCGCCGGCTTCAAGGCGGGAGAGGTGCTGCTCAACTGCCATGACTATCACGCCGGCCCCACCGCCTTCATCTTTGATAACGGGGCGCGCCAGCTTGGCTGCCCCGTGGTGCCCTGCGGCCCCGACGACACCCAGCGCCAGCTCGAAGCACTGCGGCGCTATCAACCCACCGGGTTCGTCGGCCCGCTGGTCACCCTGCTCGATCTGCTGGAGGCCGCCGAGCTGGCCGAGACCCCCACCGAGTGTCTGCGCCACGCCCTGCTATGCGAGGTGACCCACCCCGAGACAGCACCGCTCGAAGCTATCCACGGCATTGCCGCCTTCAACTGTCTGGTGTGGCAGGATGTCGGGGTAGTGGCTTACGAGAGCCGCCCCGGTCAGGGTTTTATCGTCAACGAGAGCTGCATCGTCGAGATCATCGACCCGGCCAGCGGCAAGCCGGTAACGGGGGAAGATCCGGGACAACTGGTGGTGACCAGGCTAGATCTGGAGTATCCGCTGCTGCGCCTTGCCACCGACTGGCAGGGCTACTGGCTGGCCAGACCCAGCCGTTGCGGGCGCACCAACCGCCAGCTCAAACTTGTCTAA
- a CDS encoding copper homeostasis protein CutC, which translates to MTSLEICIDNLESLFTAQEAGADRIELCSALGLGGLTPSYGFMQLAARHATVPVYAMIRPRAGDFCFNDGEFEMMLQDIAAARSAGLQGVVVGLLDEEGRVPAAKLQQLVDAAGPLGVTFHRAIDLSSDWRLDLEIIVAAGCERILSSGHAPTALAGLENLQAMQQALAGRASLMPGAGVNADNVRTIIEFTGVSEVHMSGMGWRGGMVPHGVNMGTSDDGRVNITDGAKVAAVRALLDKA; encoded by the coding sequence ATGACCTCTCTTGAAATCTGCATCGACAATCTGGAATCCCTCTTCACCGCCCAGGAGGCTGGCGCCGATCGTATCGAGCTCTGCTCTGCGCTGGGGCTTGGGGGGCTGACCCCCTCCTATGGCTTCATGCAGTTGGCCGCTCGTCACGCCACCGTCCCTGTCTATGCCATGATCCGGCCGCGCGCCGGGGATTTTTGTTTCAATGACGGTGAGTTCGAGATGATGCTGCAAGATATCGCGGCGGCCCGTTCTGCCGGTCTGCAAGGGGTTGTGGTCGGTCTGCTGGATGAGGAGGGGCGAGTCCCCGCCGCCAAACTTCAACAGTTGGTGGATGCCGCCGGACCATTGGGAGTCACCTTCCACCGCGCCATCGATCTCTCTTCTGACTGGCGGCTCGATCTGGAGATCATTGTCGCCGCTGGCTGTGAGCGCATTCTCAGCTCCGGCCATGCACCGACCGCGCTGGCTGGACTGGAAAATCTGCAGGCGATGCAACAGGCGCTGGCGGGGCGTGCCAGCCTGATGCCGGGGGCGGGGGTCAATGCCGATAACGTGCGCACCATCATCGAGTTTACCGGGGTGAGCGAAGTGCATATGTCCGGTATGGGCTGGCGCGGCGGCATGGTGCCCCATGGCGTCAATATGGGCACCTCGGATGATGGCCGGGTCAATATCACCGATGGCGCCAAGGTCGCGGCAGTTCGGGCCCTGCTGGACAAGGCCTGA
- a CDS encoding alanine/glycine:cation symporter family protein codes for MSSIQSALTAIDSFIWGPPLLILLVGTGIYLTLRLGLLQVVRLPLALRLVFGRDQGQGKQGDVSSFGALCTALSATIGTGNIVGVATAIKLGGPGALFWMWMAALFGMATKYAECLLAVKYREQDANGQMAGGPMYYLEKGLGSRPLAKLFALFGIGVAFFGIGTFPQVNAISDAMSLSFSVPREATAVVLTLIVALVTLGGIQSISSVSSKVVPFMAIFYIVACLGVLVNNASALPEAIVLVIGSAFTGHAATGGFVGASIMLAIQSGVARGVFSNESGLGSAPIAAAAAKTDSCVEQGLVSMTGTFIDTIIICTMTGLTLVVTGVWSGDVSGAAMTSQAFAQGLDAHVGQYLVSIGLLFFAFTTILGWNYYGERCTEYLFGVKAIKPYRLIYLVLVASGAFLHLDMIWLLADIVNGLMAVPNLIGLIGLRHVVIAETRAYFSREQDGEAEPEPQTA; via the coding sequence ATGTCATCAATTCAATCGGCGTTAACCGCCATCGATAGCTTTATCTGGGGGCCACCCCTGCTGATCCTGCTGGTCGGGACCGGTATCTACCTCACTCTGCGTCTGGGTCTGCTTCAGGTGGTGCGCTTGCCGCTCGCTCTGCGTCTGGTCTTTGGCCGCGATCAGGGCCAGGGCAAGCAGGGGGATGTCTCCAGCTTCGGCGCCCTCTGTACCGCGCTTTCGGCAACGATCGGCACCGGCAACATCGTCGGGGTCGCCACCGCCATCAAGCTCGGCGGCCCCGGTGCCCTGTTTTGGATGTGGATGGCAGCGCTGTTTGGTATGGCGACCAAGTACGCCGAGTGTCTGCTGGCGGTCAAATATCGCGAGCAGGATGCCAACGGCCAGATGGCTGGCGGCCCCATGTACTATCTGGAGAAGGGGCTCGGCTCCAGGCCGCTGGCCAAGCTGTTTGCCCTGTTTGGCATCGGCGTCGCCTTCTTTGGCATCGGCACCTTCCCGCAGGTCAACGCCATCAGTGACGCCATGAGCCTCTCCTTCTCGGTACCCCGTGAAGCGACTGCCGTGGTGCTGACCCTGATCGTGGCGCTGGTGACCCTGGGGGGCATCCAGTCCATCTCCAGCGTGTCGAGCAAGGTGGTACCTTTCATGGCCATCTTCTACATCGTCGCCTGTCTGGGCGTGCTGGTGAACAATGCCAGTGCCTTGCCGGAGGCGATCGTGCTGGTGATCGGGAGTGCCTTCACCGGCCATGCAGCGACCGGCGGTTTCGTCGGTGCCAGCATCATGCTGGCCATTCAGTCCGGGGTGGCGCGCGGGGTCTTCTCCAACGAGTCGGGACTGGGTTCGGCGCCTATCGCGGCGGCGGCGGCCAAGACCGATTCGTGCGTGGAGCAGGGGCTGGTCTCCATGACCGGCACCTTCATCGACACCATCATCATCTGTACCATGACTGGGCTGACTCTGGTTGTCACCGGGGTGTGGAGCGGCGATGTGAGCGGCGCCGCCATGACCAGTCAGGCCTTTGCCCAGGGGCTTGATGCCCATGTCGGCCAGTATCTGGTGAGCATTGGCCTCTTGTTCTTCGCCTTTACCACCATCCTTGGCTGGAACTACTACGGCGAGCGCTGCACCGAGTACCTGTTCGGGGTGAAGGCGATCAAGCCCTACCGCCTCATTTATCTGGTGCTGGTGGCGAGCGGTGCCTTCCTCCATCTGGATATGATTTGGCTGCTGGCCGACATAGTTAACGGCCTGATGGCAGTGCCCAACCTTATCGGTCTGATTGGCCTGCGCCACGTGGTGATTGCCGAGACCCGCGCCTACTTTAGCCGCGAACAGGATGGCGAAGCAGAGCCGGAACCGCAGACCGCCTGA
- a CDS encoding nucleobase:cation symporter-2 family protein — MEQAAVTRANREAHPPRRAHSELVYGIEDVPPLPQTLFAALQHMLAMFVAIITPPLIIANALGLPAADTRYIVSMSLVMSGIASFIQTRRFGPIGSGLLSVQGTSFNFLGPIIASGLALKQAAMPTDDLLGTLFGTMLAAALTIVVMSRFLHLVKRIITPLVTGIVVLLIGLTLIKVGLISMGGGYGALADGSFASHTNLFLSLLVLGLIVLLQRSRNPWLRLSAIMIAMLAGYAVALLLGKVSAPTFDGPLVMVPIPLHYGLGFDWQLFVPLAIIFVVTALEAIGDMTATSDISGEPLEGPVYMERIKGGVLADGANSMLAALFSTFPMSTFAQNNGVIQLTGVASRHVGLFIAAMLALLGLFPAVASLVQQIPEPVLGGATIVMFGTIAAAGVRIISREELDRRALMILAVSLAMGLGVAQVPEVLQHLPELARSVLSYGVATGGITAIVMNLLLPKRSKQPL; from the coding sequence ATGGAACAGGCAGCAGTCACACGCGCCAATCGAGAGGCACATCCACCCAGGCGAGCCCATAGCGAACTAGTCTATGGCATAGAGGATGTCCCGCCTCTGCCCCAGACGCTGTTCGCCGCCCTGCAGCATATGCTCGCCATGTTTGTCGCCATCATCACCCCCCCTCTCATCATTGCCAATGCCCTCGGCCTCCCTGCCGCCGACACTCGCTATATCGTCTCCATGTCGCTGGTCATGTCCGGCATCGCCTCCTTCATCCAGACCCGCCGCTTCGGCCCCATCGGTTCCGGCCTGCTCTCGGTACAGGGCACCAGCTTCAACTTCCTCGGCCCCATCATCGCCTCCGGTCTCGCCCTCAAGCAGGCGGCCATGCCCACCGACGATCTGCTGGGCACCCTGTTCGGCACCATGCTGGCGGCCGCCCTCACCATCGTAGTGATGAGCCGCTTCCTCCATCTGGTGAAACGGATCATCACCCCGCTGGTGACCGGCATCGTCGTGCTGCTCATCGGCCTGACCCTGATCAAGGTGGGGCTCATCAGCATGGGTGGTGGCTACGGTGCGCTGGCGGACGGCAGCTTCGCCAGCCACACCAACCTGTTCCTCTCCCTGCTGGTGCTCGGTCTCATCGTGCTGCTGCAGCGCAGCCGCAACCCCTGGTTGCGCCTATCCGCCATCATGATCGCCATGCTGGCGGGTTATGCCGTGGCACTGCTGCTGGGCAAAGTGAGCGCCCCCACCTTCGATGGCCCGCTGGTGATGGTGCCCATTCCACTCCACTACGGTCTCGGCTTTGACTGGCAGCTGTTCGTACCGCTCGCCATCATCTTCGTGGTGACGGCGCTCGAGGCGATCGGTGACATGACCGCCACCTCCGACATCTCCGGCGAGCCGCTGGAAGGGCCTGTCTATATGGAGCGGATCAAGGGCGGCGTGCTGGCCGATGGCGCCAACTCCATGCTGGCAGCGCTCTTCTCCACCTTCCCCATGTCCACCTTCGCCCAGAACAACGGCGTTATTCAGCTGACCGGCGTCGCCAGCCGCCATGTCGGCCTCTTCATCGCCGCCATGCTGGCCCTGCTCGGCCTGTTCCCGGCTGTCGCCAGTCTGGTACAGCAGATCCCCGAACCTGTGCTGGGCGGCGCCACCATCGTCATGTTCGGCACCATTGCCGCCGCTGGTGTACGCATCATCTCCCGCGAGGAGCTGGACAGACGCGCTCTGATGATCCTGGCGGTGTCGCTGGCCATGGGCCTCGGGGTCGCGCAGGTGCCGGAAGTGCTGCAACACCTGCCGGAGCTGGCCAGAAGCGTGCTCTCCTACGGCGTCGCCACCGGCGGCATCACCGCCATCGTGATGAACCTGCTGCTGCCCAAGCGCAGCAAACAGCCTCTCTGA
- a CDS encoding peroxiredoxin, with translation MIAIGQTLPAGEFTFITAEGKQQRDTQSLFGGKRVVLFAVPGAFTPTCSNAHLPGYVVLADKFKEKGVDAICCLSVNDAFVMKAWQDAQNAGAITMLADGDGSWTRALGLAKETGAFGGVRAQRFALIANDGVVEQLFVEEPGKFEVSDAASLLSRL, from the coding sequence ATGATCGCGATTGGTCAGACCCTGCCTGCGGGCGAATTCACCTTCATCACCGCCGAGGGAAAGCAGCAGCGAGACACCCAAAGCCTATTTGGCGGCAAGCGGGTGGTGCTGTTTGCGGTGCCCGGCGCCTTTACCCCCACCTGCTCCAACGCCCATCTGCCGGGTTACGTGGTGCTGGCGGACAAGTTCAAGGAGAAGGGGGTGGATGCCATCTGCTGTCTGTCGGTCAACGACGCCTTCGTGATGAAGGCGTGGCAGGATGCCCAGAACGCCGGGGCCATCACCATGCTGGCCGATGGCGATGGCAGCTGGACCCGGGCGCTGGGACTTGCCAAAGAGACCGGTGCCTTTGGCGGCGTGCGTGCCCAGCGCTTTGCGTTGATCGCCAACGATGGCGTGGTAGAGCAGCTGTTTGTGGAGGAGCCCGGCAAGTTCGAGGTCTCCGATGCGGCGAGTCTGCTGAGCAGACTGTAG
- a CDS encoding DUF1107 family protein produces MKVFKQLSPRQIARYIKSFHRGYFAIEALGTFEFNAGRISLHGLTCRQRLRLARQINLAVRQLGHRDPLPDM; encoded by the coding sequence ATGAAGGTGTTCAAGCAGTTATCCCCGCGCCAGATTGCTCGCTACATCAAGAGCTTTCACCGAGGTTACTTTGCCATCGAGGCATTGGGGACATTTGAATTCAACGCCGGCAGGATCAGCCTTCACGGCCTGACCTGTCGCCAGCGACTGAGGCTGGCCCGCCAGATCAATCTGGCGGTCAGACAACTTGGTCACCGCGACCCCTTGCCGGACATGTGA